A section of the Chryseobacterium scophthalmum genome encodes:
- a CDS encoding acyl carrier protein has product MSDIASRVKAIIADKLDVEETEVTPEASFTNDLGADSLDTVELIMEFEKEFNIQIPDDQAEKITTVGHAIAYIEEVVNK; this is encoded by the coding sequence ATGTCAGACATTGCATCAAGAGTAAAAGCTATCATCGCTGATAAGCTTGACGTTGAAGAAACAGAAGTAACTCCTGAGGCTAGCTTCACAAATGATTTAGGAGCAGACTCACTAGATACAGTTGAGTTAATCATGGAATTTGAAAAAGAATTTAACATTCAAATCCCTGATGACCAAGCTGAAAAAATTACTACTGTAGGGCACGCTATCGCTTATATAGAAGAAGTAGTAAATAAATAA
- a CDS encoding DDE-type integrase/transposase/recombinase yields MSYYEITKSNEVWVADIMYIGNKKNPSYLSLIIDAYSKKIIGHYVADNLNTESGLITLKKALNH; encoded by the coding sequence GTGTCTTATTATGAAATAACAAAATCCAATGAGGTTTGGGTTGCAGATATTATGTATATAGGTAACAAGAAGAATCCAAGTTATTTAAGTTTAATTATTGATGCATATTCCAAGAAAATTATTGGGCATTATGTCGCTGATAACCTCAATACAGAAAGTGGTTTGATAACACTTAAGAAAGCATTGAATCATTGA
- a CDS encoding IPExxxVDY family protein, whose product MEIQKLYDLDDIEFEDITIALVRLVKHIPDHEFFFKINQNNDLKFSRIKDLVYHGSHYDFHFPRFEAYHKYTRTCFTFISNKSSESNQKKLQTELFAEEENIKFLLNNHPEVEYILHSSEQFPDFSVILLAENLAFPIQDYNLSSEEELYQIIQYYE is encoded by the coding sequence TTGGAAATCCAAAAACTTTATGATCTTGATGATATAGAATTTGAAGATATTACCATCGCTTTGGTAAGATTAGTCAAACATATACCAGATCACGAGTTTTTTTTCAAAATCAATCAAAACAACGATTTAAAGTTTTCAAGAATAAAAGACCTTGTCTATCACGGGTCTCATTATGATTTTCATTTTCCCAGGTTTGAAGCTTATCACAAGTATACAAGAACCTGTTTTACCTTCATCTCCAACAAATCTTCAGAAAGTAATCAAAAAAAATTACAAACTGAACTCTTCGCAGAAGAAGAAAACATTAAATTTTTATTAAATAATCATCCAGAAGTAGAATATATTCTGCACAGTTCGGAACAGTTTCCTGATTTTTCCGTAATTTTGCTGGCTGAAAATCTTGCGTTTCCTATTCAAGATTACAATCTGAGTTCTGAAGAAGAGCTCTATCAAATAATACAGTATTATGAATAA
- the rnc gene encoding ribonuclease III produces MELQKYFSKFLIKKRKRQLTERDYFLSTELNKILGIEIQNVNFYREAFSIKTSSKNQESNYERLEFLGDSVLGTIVSCHLFQTYPKANEGYMTQMKSKIVNRKNLNKLGEDLKLTDLLQKNNHAVALGDNISGNLFEALIGAVYLDFQYEICKKIVLDRLLTPTEINKLENKIVSYKGLLLEWSQKKKLNIKYETCEEIQVNKSIVFRCHVWLGNENISNATETSKKKAEEKAAQRAFYILNKKENILGNPKTL; encoded by the coding sequence ATGGAGTTACAGAAATACTTTTCTAAATTCCTTATCAAAAAAAGAAAAAGACAACTTACGGAAAGAGACTATTTCCTGAGCACAGAACTAAATAAAATTTTAGGGATCGAGATTCAGAATGTCAACTTTTATCGTGAGGCTTTTTCAATTAAAACTTCTTCTAAAAATCAGGAAAGCAATTACGAAAGGCTTGAATTTTTAGGAGATTCTGTCTTGGGCACAATTGTTTCGTGTCATTTGTTCCAAACTTATCCTAAAGCTAATGAAGGATACATGACGCAGATGAAATCTAAAATTGTAAACAGAAAGAATCTTAACAAATTAGGAGAAGATTTAAAGCTTACCGATCTTTTACAAAAAAACAATCATGCTGTTGCTTTAGGAGATAACATTTCAGGAAATCTCTTTGAAGCATTAATTGGTGCTGTTTATTTAGACTTCCAATACGAAATTTGCAAAAAAATCGTTCTGGATAGACTGCTTACGCCAACAGAAATCAATAAGCTTGAAAATAAAATTGTAAGCTACAAAGGTCTTTTGCTGGAATGGAGCCAGAAAAAGAAACTCAATATAAAGTACGAAACTTGTGAAGAAATTCAGGTAAACAAATCGATCGTCTTCCGATGCCATGTTTGGCTGGGAAATGAAAACATTTCGAATGCCACAGAAACTTCAAAGAAAAAAGCCGAAGAAAAAGCTGCACAAAGAGCATTTTATATTTTAAATAAAAAAGAAAATATACTTGGAAATCCAAAAACTTTATGA
- a CDS encoding DUF695 domain-containing protein — MGIFDKFFSKNEEKEATEIKKYKNFWDWFLTKEKDFFDVVKNHDNIENNFFDVIAPKLKELNGGYYFLAGMSDDSTAELILTVEGDIKNIAFAEEIIEMAPKLDHWKFTALKPEMNLTSGIEMDGRKFSGENIFFYENEVEGYPDEIDITFVYEGLNEENKDAVVTGVCVFLDNFLGELNFATQIDTFNVVGKDNAQKELVTVTKLKDFLSWREREFTEKYKNVKDFSEEDKFSVFEATLQNGSPLIATINTSLLTYDSKASYPWISILKVQYNGENNNGLPQKEDYEKLSNIEEQIIEELKIEDGHLYIGRENADNMKESYFASKDFRKPSKVLKKVMVDHPEYKMTLEIYKDKYWQSFERYNVNQN; from the coding sequence ATGGGAATTTTCGATAAATTTTTCAGTAAAAATGAAGAGAAAGAAGCTACCGAAATTAAAAAATATAAAAATTTTTGGGACTGGTTTCTTACTAAAGAAAAAGATTTTTTTGATGTCGTAAAAAACCACGATAATATAGAAAATAACTTTTTTGATGTTATTGCTCCAAAACTTAAAGAGTTAAACGGAGGATATTATTTTCTTGCGGGAATGAGTGATGATTCTACTGCAGAATTGATTCTAACAGTAGAAGGTGATATTAAAAATATAGCTTTTGCTGAAGAAATTATTGAGATGGCTCCTAAACTTGATCACTGGAAATTTACCGCTCTAAAACCGGAAATGAATCTCACAAGCGGAATTGAAATGGATGGCAGAAAATTTTCTGGTGAAAATATTTTCTTTTATGAGAATGAAGTCGAAGGTTACCCCGACGAAATCGACATCACATTTGTTTACGAAGGTTTAAACGAAGAAAATAAAGATGCTGTTGTAACGGGAGTATGCGTTTTTCTGGATAACTTTTTAGGCGAACTTAATTTTGCCACTCAAATCGATACTTTTAATGTCGTTGGAAAAGATAATGCTCAAAAAGAATTGGTGACGGTTACTAAACTGAAAGATTTTTTATCGTGGCGCGAAAGAGAGTTTACAGAAAAGTATAAAAATGTGAAAGACTTCAGCGAAGAAGACAAATTTTCTGTTTTTGAGGCAACTCTGCAAAACGGATCTCCTCTTATTGCCACGATCAATACTTCTTTGTTAACTTACGATTCAAAAGCTTCTTATCCGTGGATTTCTATTTTGAAAGTTCAGTATAACGGAGAAAATAATAATGGACTTCCCCAAAAAGAAGATTACGAAAAATTAAGCAATATCGAAGAGCAGATTATTGAAGAATTGAAAATCGAAGACGGTCATCTATATATCGGAAGAGAAAATGCAGATAACATGAAAGAAAGTTATTTTGCAAGTAAAGATTTCAGGAAACCTTCAAAAGTTTTGAAGAAAGTAATGGTTGATCACCCTGAATATAAAATGACACTCGAAATTTATAAAGACAAATATTGGCAGAGTTTTGAACGCTATAATGTAAATCAAAATTAA
- the pyk gene encoding pyruvate kinase, translating into MNKYLKKTKIIATLGPASSSKEVMLGLMRAGVDVFRINFSHADYDLVRSNINIIRDLNKEYGYSVSILGDLQGPKLRVGVVKEGSYLNPGDILTFTNEKIEGDSTKVYMTYQQFPQDVNVGERILIDDGKLMLEVIETNKIDTVKAKTIQGGPLSSKKGVNLPNTNVSLPALTEKDIQDANFMMDMEVDWIALSFVRHAQDIIDLKELIKNHPNGKFKTPIIAKIEKPEGVKNIDEILLECDGLMVARGDLGVEVPMEEVPAIQKNLVERARFFSKPVIIATQMMETMINSLTPTRAEVNDVANSVLDGADAVMLSGETSVGRYPIQVVENMAKIVKNIEMTSFYQNKNEPLEKDYNCIDERFITNRICLAAVRIAKSTNVAAIVTLTSSGYTAFQLSAHRPNSHIIVYSGNKRVITMLNLLWGVRAYYYDMNKPTDETIIQVNMLTHNHGYIETGDFVININATPSYEGGKTNTLRLTTI; encoded by the coding sequence ATGAATAAGTATTTAAAGAAGACAAAAATTATTGCAACACTAGGGCCTGCTTCATCTTCGAAGGAGGTAATGTTAGGATTGATGAGAGCGGGTGTTGACGTTTTTAGAATAAACTTTTCTCATGCCGACTATGATTTAGTTCGTTCCAATATAAATATCATCAGAGACCTTAATAAAGAATACGGTTATTCCGTAAGTATTTTAGGGGATTTACAGGGTCCAAAACTTAGAGTAGGTGTTGTAAAAGAAGGTTCATACCTTAATCCTGGAGACATTCTTACGTTTACAAACGAAAAAATTGAAGGAGATTCTACGAAGGTTTATATGACTTATCAACAGTTTCCTCAGGATGTAAATGTAGGTGAAAGAATCCTTATTGATGACGGAAAACTAATGTTGGAGGTTATTGAAACCAACAAAATAGACACCGTAAAAGCAAAAACAATTCAAGGAGGACCATTGAGTTCTAAAAAAGGAGTTAACCTTCCGAATACCAACGTTTCGCTTCCTGCTTTGACAGAAAAAGATATTCAGGATGCCAATTTCATGATGGATATGGAGGTTGACTGGATTGCTTTATCGTTCGTTCGTCACGCTCAAGATATTATTGACTTAAAAGAGTTAATCAAAAATCATCCAAACGGAAAATTCAAAACGCCAATCATTGCTAAAATTGAAAAGCCAGAAGGTGTTAAGAACATCGATGAAATTCTATTGGAATGTGATGGTTTAATGGTTGCTCGTGGAGATCTTGGTGTAGAAGTTCCGATGGAAGAAGTTCCTGCCATTCAGAAAAACTTGGTTGAAAGAGCTAGATTCTTCTCAAAACCGGTAATCATTGCCACTCAAATGATGGAAACAATGATTAACAGCTTAACGCCTACAAGAGCTGAAGTAAATGACGTTGCCAACTCTGTATTAGACGGAGCCGATGCGGTAATGCTTTCAGGAGAAACTTCTGTGGGTAGATATCCTATTCAGGTTGTTGAAAATATGGCGAAAATTGTGAAGAATATAGAAATGACTTCTTTTTATCAGAACAAAAATGAGCCACTGGAAAAAGATTACAACTGTATCGACGAACGTTTTATTACAAACAGAATTTGTCTTGCAGCGGTAAGAATCGCAAAAAGTACCAACGTTGCTGCAATCGTAACTTTAACAAGTTCTGGTTATACAGCGTTCCAATTATCGGCACACAGACCAAATTCTCACATCATTGTTTATAGTGGGAATAAGAGAGTAATTACGATGCTTAATCTACTTTGGGGAGTTCGTGCTTATTATTACGATATGAACAAACCTACGGATGAAACCATTATTCAGGTAAATATGTTGACGCACAATCACGGTTATATTGAAACCGGTGATTTCGTAATCAACATCAATGCAACGCCGTCTTACGAAGGTGGAAAAACAAATACATTGAGATTAACAACGATTTAA
- the hutG gene encoding formimidoylglutamase gives MIWQGRLDGEELLYHRIFQRVKAESNYDLISTNDFVLHGFAVDEGVRRNKGRQGAKDAPDVIRKNMSNFPVIRPDFSLLDFGNITCEDGNLENTQNELAKNVSKVLLKGGKSLVLGGGHEVTFGHYRGVKTAFQEQKIGIINFDAHFDNRQPENGVGASSGTGFWQIAQEGEINSLHIGIQRNSNTLKLFDTAHQFGMKYILADELFFENLPSIYERVNELAESVDFLYMTICMDVFNASIAPGVSASAYNGIFADAAFMHLYRHILRNEKLIALDIAEVNPVLDILDHTARLAASLANEWFMI, from the coding sequence ATGATTTGGCAAGGAAGATTAGACGGTGAAGAACTACTTTATCACAGAATATTTCAGAGAGTAAAAGCAGAGAGTAATTACGATTTGATTTCAACTAACGATTTCGTTTTACACGGATTTGCCGTTGACGAAGGGGTTCGCAGAAATAAAGGAAGACAGGGCGCAAAAGACGCTCCTGATGTTATTCGAAAAAATATGTCTAATTTTCCTGTGATTCGCCCGGATTTTTCACTTCTTGATTTTGGAAATATTACCTGTGAAGACGGAAATCTTGAAAATACTCAAAATGAACTGGCGAAAAATGTTTCTAAAGTTTTATTAAAAGGAGGGAAATCTTTGGTTCTTGGCGGAGGTCATGAAGTTACTTTTGGTCATTACCGCGGTGTGAAAACTGCTTTTCAGGAACAGAAAATTGGGATTATTAATTTTGATGCACATTTTGATAACAGACAACCAGAAAATGGAGTAGGAGCAAGCTCTGGAACCGGTTTTTGGCAAATTGCTCAGGAAGGTGAAATCAATTCTTTACATATCGGAATTCAGAGAAATTCTAATACGTTAAAGCTTTTCGACACTGCTCATCAGTTTGGAATGAAATATATTCTGGCGGATGAATTGTTTTTTGAAAACCTTCCTTCGATCTATGAAAGAGTCAATGAATTGGCAGAGTCGGTAGACTTTCTTTACATGACGATTTGTATGGATGTTTTTAATGCTTCCATTGCGCCGGGAGTTTCGGCTTCGGCTTACAACGGAATTTTTGCAGATGCTGCATTTATGCATTTGTACAGACATATTCTTAGAAATGAAAAATTAATTGCTTTGGATATTGCAGAAGTAAATCCTGTCCTTGATATTCTGGATCATACCGCAAGATTGGCTGCAAGTTTGGCCAATGAATGGTTTATGATTTAG
- the fabF gene encoding beta-ketoacyl-ACP synthase II, whose protein sequence is MELKRVVVTGFGAITPVGNNANEYWESLVKGKSGAAPITLFDATNFKTKFACEVKNFNPLDHFDKKEAKKMDRNTQLGLVAAREAVSHSRIMEDNVDKNRVGVIWGSGIGGLETFETEVLGWANTDIPRFNPFFIPKMIADITPGHISIEYGFHGPNYTTVSACASSANALIDSKMLIQLGKADVIVCGGSEAAVTASGVGGFNAMMALSTRNDDPTTASRPFDKDRDGFVLGEGAGSIILEEYEHAVKRGATIYAELLGGGMSADAHHMTAPHPEGLGAYLVMKNCLEDAGLTADEVDHINMHGTSTPLGDIAESNAISRLLGEHAYDIQINSTKSMTGHLLGAAGVIEAIAALGTIIHGIVPPTINHFTDDENIDSRLNFTFNDAVKKDVKVAMSNTFGFGGHNACVLFKKI, encoded by the coding sequence ATGGAATTAAAAAGAGTAGTTGTAACTGGTTTTGGCGCAATAACACCCGTCGGTAATAATGCGAATGAATACTGGGAAAGTCTTGTAAAAGGCAAGAGCGGTGCCGCTCCTATTACTCTTTTTGATGCCACAAACTTTAAAACCAAGTTCGCTTGCGAGGTGAAAAACTTCAATCCATTAGACCATTTCGATAAGAAAGAAGCTAAAAAAATGGATAGAAACACTCAGCTTGGGCTGGTTGCTGCAAGAGAAGCAGTAAGCCATTCAAGAATCATGGAAGACAATGTTGATAAAAACAGAGTCGGAGTGATTTGGGGATCAGGAATTGGTGGTTTAGAAACTTTCGAAACCGAAGTTTTGGGTTGGGCAAATACAGACATCCCAAGATTTAACCCTTTCTTTATTCCAAAAATGATTGCGGACATTACACCGGGACATATTTCTATTGAATATGGTTTCCACGGTCCCAATTATACTACAGTTTCTGCTTGTGCATCATCTGCAAACGCATTAATTGATTCTAAAATGCTTATTCAGCTTGGCAAAGCAGACGTTATCGTTTGCGGAGGCTCTGAAGCTGCCGTTACGGCAAGTGGTGTTGGAGGATTTAATGCAATGATGGCACTATCTACAAGAAATGACGATCCTACTACAGCATCAAGACCGTTCGACAAAGACAGAGATGGTTTTGTTTTGGGCGAAGGTGCAGGTTCTATTATTCTTGAAGAGTACGAACACGCTGTGAAGCGTGGTGCAACAATTTATGCAGAATTATTAGGTGGCGGTATGAGTGCAGATGCACATCACATGACGGCACCACATCCTGAAGGTTTAGGAGCTTATTTAGTAATGAAAAATTGCTTAGAAGATGCAGGTTTAACTGCTGATGAAGTAGATCACATCAATATGCATGGTACATCTACTCCATTAGGAGATATTGCAGAATCAAACGCAATTTCAAGATTATTGGGTGAGCATGCTTACGACATTCAGATTAATTCTACAAAATCAATGACGGGTCACCTTTTGGGTGCAGCCGGAGTTATTGAAGCAATTGCTGCTTTAGGAACTATTATTCATGGTATTGTACCTCCTACAATCAACCATTTTACTGATGATGAGAACATCGACAGCAGATTAAATTTCACATTTAATGACGCTGTAAAAAAAGATGTAAAAGTAGCCATGAGTAATACTTTTGGATTTGGTGGGCACAATGCTTGTGTTCTGTTTAAAAAAATCTAA
- a CDS encoding aldehyde dehydrogenase family protein — protein MENLIENKLLKADQAFQEWKKVPFEEKQKLIAKAAEIFKNKAEVFGELITEEMNKPISQAISEVEKSALMMNYYADADNILSPEKIESEYKISEIHYVPKGVILGVMPWNFPFWQVLRFATPAILAGNTVVLKHASICFGSGNAIEKVFIEAGFPEGVFQNLEVGHGEVKEILEHKTIKGVSLTGSEKAGAEVAATAGKNIKKSLLELGGSDAFIVLENADLDEAAKVGALARLQNCGQTCVAAKRFIIQRDVEFDFLPKFIEEYKKFVPADPKLKETKLAGMARPDLADDLEKQYQKALDHGAEVIIPLKRISENEFIPGLIRVEEGNPVLQEELFGPLGMVMIAHNDHEALEIANNIPFGLSNSVWTKNEERQQFFIDNLESGTVNINRMTSSDPRFPFGGTKSSGYGTELSLLALKEFVTAKTILGK, from the coding sequence ATGGAAAATTTAATAGAAAACAAGCTGTTAAAAGCTGATCAGGCTTTTCAGGAATGGAAAAAAGTTCCGTTTGAAGAAAAGCAGAAACTTATTGCAAAAGCTGCTGAAATTTTTAAAAATAAAGCTGAGGTTTTTGGTGAATTAATTACTGAGGAGATGAATAAGCCCATTTCTCAAGCCATTTCTGAGGTTGAGAAATCTGCTTTAATGATGAATTATTATGCGGATGCTGATAATATTTTAAGTCCGGAAAAAATAGAATCTGAATATAAAATTTCAGAAATTCATTATGTTCCGAAAGGAGTAATTTTAGGAGTAATGCCCTGGAATTTTCCGTTTTGGCAGGTTTTAAGATTTGCAACGCCTGCAATTTTAGCAGGAAATACTGTCGTTTTAAAACATGCATCCATCTGTTTCGGAAGCGGAAATGCTATTGAGAAAGTTTTTATTGAAGCCGGTTTTCCTGAAGGAGTTTTCCAAAATCTTGAAGTAGGACATGGTGAGGTAAAAGAAATTTTAGAACATAAAACCATTAAAGGAGTAAGTCTTACCGGAAGTGAAAAAGCCGGAGCTGAAGTAGCTGCAACAGCCGGAAAAAATATTAAAAAATCTCTTCTGGAATTAGGCGGAAGTGATGCTTTCATTGTTTTGGAGAATGCTGATTTGGATGAAGCTGCAAAAGTGGGAGCTTTAGCCAGACTACAAAATTGCGGACAAACCTGTGTTGCTGCAAAAAGATTTATTATTCAGAGAGACGTCGAATTTGATTTTCTTCCGAAGTTTATTGAAGAATACAAAAAATTTGTTCCAGCTGATCCTAAATTAAAAGAAACAAAATTGGCCGGAATGGCAAGACCGGATTTGGCAGATGATCTTGAAAAGCAATACCAGAAAGCTTTGGATCATGGTGCTGAGGTTATTATTCCTCTTAAAAGAATTTCTGAAAACGAATTTATTCCGGGATTAATAAGAGTAGAAGAGGGAAATCCTGTTTTACAGGAAGAATTATTCGGTCCTTTAGGAATGGTGATGATTGCTCATAATGATCACGAAGCGTTAGAAATTGCGAATAATATTCCATTTGGTTTATCCAATTCGGTATGGACGAAAAATGAAGAGCGCCAACAATTTTTTATTGATAATTTAGAATCCGGAACGGTAAATATCAACAGAATGACAAGTTCTGATCCACGTTTTCCATTCGGTGGAACCAAATCTTCAGGATATGGAACTGAGCTTTCTTTATTGGCCTTAAAAGAGTTTGTGACGGCGAAAACAATCTTGGGGAAATAA
- the hutI gene encoding imidazolonepropionase, which produces MKLIGPFKQVVTLANLPLRGKLSDEQIEIIVDGGILVNENKIHAIGNFEALKSENQNIEIETIEGEQIVLPAFVDSHTHICFGGNRANDFAMRNAGKTYLEIAESGGGIWSSVQHTRNASEEELLKTLLERIDFLISLGITTIEVKSGYGLDVENELKMLRMIKKAQEKTQATLVPTCLSAHLKPRDFEGTNEEYLNYILTEILPKVKEENLAKRVDIFIEKSAFQPEESKDFLLKTKDLGFEITVHADQFTPGSSRIAVEVGAKSADHLEATIDEDIEFLAQSETVATALPGASLGLGEKFTPARKLLDAGAIVAIASDWNPGSAPMGNLITQASILATFEKLTTAEVLAGMTFRSAFALGLEDRGSLKDGLKADFVTYKTNNFQNVLYNQGSLKAENVYIDGIKVK; this is translated from the coding sequence ATGAAACTTATAGGCCCTTTCAAACAAGTTGTAACGCTTGCGAATCTTCCGTTAAGAGGAAAACTTTCTGATGAACAAATTGAAATTATCGTTGATGGCGGAATTTTAGTTAATGAAAATAAAATTCATGCAATCGGAAATTTTGAAGCTTTAAAATCTGAAAATCAAAATATAGAAATAGAAACCATTGAAGGCGAGCAAATCGTACTTCCTGCGTTTGTAGATTCTCACACTCATATTTGTTTTGGTGGAAATCGAGCCAACGATTTTGCGATGCGAAATGCCGGGAAAACGTATCTTGAAATTGCAGAAAGTGGCGGTGGAATCTGGAGCTCGGTACAACATACAAGAAATGCTTCAGAAGAAGAATTGCTGAAAACTTTATTAGAAAGAATTGATTTTTTAATTTCTCTTGGAATTACAACCATTGAAGTAAAAAGCGGTTACGGTTTGGATGTTGAAAACGAACTGAAAATGCTTAGAATGATTAAAAAAGCACAGGAAAAGACTCAGGCAACTTTAGTTCCAACCTGTCTTTCTGCGCATCTAAAGCCACGTGATTTTGAAGGAACTAACGAAGAATATTTAAATTATATTTTAACCGAAATTTTACCAAAAGTAAAAGAAGAAAACCTTGCAAAACGTGTTGATATTTTTATTGAAAAATCAGCATTCCAACCAGAAGAAAGTAAAGATTTCTTACTTAAAACTAAAGACTTAGGTTTCGAAATTACGGTTCATGCAGATCAGTTTACACCTGGAAGCTCTAGAATTGCCGTAGAAGTTGGCGCGAAATCTGCAGATCATTTAGAAGCTACAATTGATGAAGATATTGAGTTTTTAGCACAGTCTGAAACCGTGGCAACCGCTTTACCGGGAGCTAGTTTAGGATTGGGTGAAAAATTTACTCCTGCAAGAAAGTTATTGGATGCAGGAGCAATAGTTGCGATTGCAAGTGACTGGAATCCTGGTTCTGCACCAATGGGAAATTTAATTACGCAAGCTTCTATTTTAGCAACATTTGAAAAATTAACAACCGCAGAAGTTTTAGCAGGAATGACTTTCCGTTCGGCTTTTGCTTTAGGTTTAGAAGACAGAGGAAGTTTAAAAGATGGTTTAAAAGCAGATTTTGTAACCTATAAAACCAACAATTTCCAAAATGTTCTTTATAACCAAGGAAGCTTGAAGGCAGAGAATGTTTATATCGATGGGATTAAAGTAAAATAA